One Spirochaeta cellobiosiphila DSM 17781 genomic window, GTCAGGATTAATTCCGGAAGATGAGTTATTAGAAGCTCCTGTAGAAAAGGAGCGCATGAAGAAACGTTTGGAATCAAAAACCAAAAGACGAATCGCCATAGAGATCCTAACCATATTCTTTGTGCCTATTACTTTATTGGTGATGGCTATTGATTTGCTCATTAACCACCATATTAGCTGGTCTATTTATCCAGCACTGAGCTTGATAACCGTATTCCTGTTAGCCTTTTTTCCCCTGGTATTCTTTAATAAGAAGTTTTCCTTTGCTATTAGCTACTTTCTGACCTTTGGGGGGATTCTCTATGTGGCTGAGTATATATCAAAACATAATTGGTATTGGAACATAGGTCTTCCTATATTAGTTGTATTAACCCTGGTCATTGCTTTAATTGTTCTAATGACAGTAAAGAGTAAAAGAAAGGGATTCAATATCCCAGCCTTCATCTTTATAGGCATCTCTCTTTTGAATATAGGTA contains:
- a CDS encoding DUF6320 domain-containing protein — protein: MPYCPRCGVEVESTRSHCPLCSTPIPTLSGLIPEDELLEAPVEKERMKKRLESKTKRRIAIEILTIFFVPITLLVMAIDLLINHHISWSIYPALSLITVFLLAFFPLVFFNKKFSFAISYFLTFGGILYVAEYISKHNWYWNIGLPILVVLTLVIALIVLMTVKSKRKGFNIPAFIFIGISLLNIGIEGILYLNGIKGTQQAWSVIVAAGSLPLVIFFLFVHYRLEKTLKMDQFFHM